One Trichomycterus rosablanca isolate fTriRos1 chromosome 12, fTriRos1.hap1, whole genome shotgun sequence DNA window includes the following coding sequences:
- the LOC134324685 gene encoding probable G-protein coupled receptor 34 — MDNTTADHQFNCSLNNNSLRVPLAVFYSLFFLLGLVGNLLALWVFLKMHAKKNSFRIFLINLALADLLLISCLPFRIFYHANNEHWNLQPVICRMVGSIFYMNMYVSIVLLGLISIDRYLKLQRVSSRQRFLSSRQSILTCCIVWFVAIVWVAPLIFSAGNKTQSQKCFHYKRLQHTKWKAYLNIGVVLLFWVVYSALIKCYGKIAVGMLQVSKEKPDLPNAVKYSQTAQKSFFILFLFTVCFVPYHLVRIFYIISQITEVSCRWIQVLDKTNEIALMLSAFNSCLDPVMYFLLCSSIRKAVLQMLQKSCCMYTYRHSSNSSTE, encoded by the coding sequence ATGGATAACACAACAGCTGATCACCAGTTCAACTGTAGTTTGAATAACAACAGTCTCCGGGTTCCACTAGCAGTCTTCTACTCCCTCTTCTTTCTTTTGGGTTTGGTTGGCAACCTCCTGGCCCTCTGGGTATTTTTAAAGATGCATGCCAAAAAGAATTCATTTCGCATTTTCCTAATTAACTTAGCTTTGGCTGACTTGCTTCTGATCTCCTGCCTGCCATTCCGAATATTCTACCATGCCAATAATGAGCACTGGAACTTACAACCTGTAATCTGCAGGATGGTGGGCAGTATCTTCTACATGAACATGTATGTGAGCATTGTCTTGCTTGGTCTAATTAGCATAGATCGCTACCTGAAGCTTCAGAGGGTCTCCAGCAGGCAAAGGTTCCTCAGCAGCCGACAGAGCATTCTTACATGTTGCATCGTCTGGTTTGTGGCTATCGTTTGGGTAGCCCCGTTAATTTTCTCTGCTGGGAATAAGACACAGTCCCAAAAGTGTTTTCACTACAAGCGGCTGCAACACACTAAATGGAAAGCCTACTTAAACATTGGAGTGGTGCTTTTGTTCTGGGTGGTTTACAGTGCCCTGATAAAATGTTATGGGAAAATTGCGGTGGGGATGCTTCAAGTCTCCAAAGAGAAACCAGACCTTCCAAATGCAGTTAAATACAGTCAAACTGCTCAGAAGTCATTCTTCATTCTCTTTCTCTTTACTGTGTGCTTTGTACCCTATCATTTGGTGAGGATCTTCTATATTATCTCCCAGATCACTGAAGTCTCGTGCAGATGGATTCAGGTGCTGGACAAGACCAACGAGATAGCACTAATGTTATCTGCCTTTAACAGCTGTCTAGATCCGGTTATGTACTTTCTACTGTGTAGCTCAATCCGAAAAGCAGTGCTTCAGATGTTGCAAAAAAGCTGCTGTATGTACACTTACAGACACTCTAGTAACTCTAGCACAGAGTAA